The Cannabis sativa cultivar Pink pepper isolate KNU-18-1 chromosome 8, ASM2916894v1, whole genome shotgun sequence genomic interval tctcttaaaaaaaatataaatatttcataatttaatgtgatagttaaatatactaataaaataatagaaataacataaatgtaaatgaaaaagtagtgcatttattgtggtgtaaattttacatcataGTAAATGTTATGCTAAATTTGACACAAAATTTGTTATGTTCTAAATTTACATCACTTTTTGACACACTATTGGAGCACactttaattttgttaaataagTTATATTTTAGCTTTTCACCACTTATTTAAACTTCCATTGGAGATACTCTAATTAGTTAATCAATTAACGGCCAAAACCACTCACACACAGTAGTATTACCCTTAAATACTAAATTTCCACTTAACTTTTTCACCCTAATAATTAATGATTGAAATTTATACACAACTTGTTGAAATAGTAATATAAATTGGGTGTAGTGCGTTGTTGTAAGTTGTCACATATCGTCAAAATTATccacctttcctttttcttttcttttttggccATGGTTTCCAAGGCAAACAAATTGCCAAAGAACAACCAAAACATCATTATAATATCTATGCGGAGATTTCTTAAGGCAACGTATAGTGTAGTAGTGTCCCCTCACAACACGTTGTTGCATAATAaactttcttcttcctctttccTTTTTAATAGCTagctatttaattatatataacattctctaatatacataattaaattttaattaattatttttaaatcaaacttttcttttttctttctttttttccacAAAGTGGGGGTCAATATTAGACAATGCATGTGGATGCAGATATGGGGGGACGATCAGAGGTGGCTGTTGGTGAGTTTAGAGGACAATGCAACGGTGGAGGTGGGGTAGTCACCGTTAATGGCGGTGGAAGTGGTGGTGGTGACACGTTCGCAACGTGGACACATGGTGAGTGTGGATGCCGGAAGAGGCTCGCAGCTGTGGGGTGATATGACTTTTGGAGGAGCCACTTTCATCGACCTAAGCTCCTCCACTTCTCTTTGTAGTCTTCTGTTTTGTTCAGTCAGTGATCCAAACCACCTTTTCAAGTACTCACACTCCATCTCTGTCTGTTTCAGCTTGCTCCTGTAAATTGTAATTATTTCAATATGTATATAGTTTTATACAGCAAAttataactaaataaaatatattatatatatatatatatgacatagCATAATTATTAGTGGCATTTTATACCGCGTGCTTTGGTTGGGATAGATAGCTGAATTGATATTATCTCATGATTAATAacacactttatatatatatacttattacATGATCTAATTATAAGTATAATGAAACAATATGATTTATAAACAGATGTGAAGAATGCATgggatgtatatatatatatatatagtacgtacaatatatattattattagtagatGGCACAGAAGGACTACTAGCTAGTAATGGGGTCAAAGTTGCACTTATGAGAATGATGAAACTGACAAGCACACGAGGAGGAAGAACATACTCATCAAAAAcatatcttcttcttctctctctctctctctctctctctctctctctctctctctctctctctctctctctctctctctctctctctctctctataaatatagacatatatatatatattatcatcGATGCTCTTCTATCTTTTATTGTTCTTCATACTTTGGACAACTATCATTATAAAGCTCACCTCACTTCATCACAttcacatacatacacatatatatatatatataacctcATCATCATTCATATATATGcatggttgttcttcataattGCATATATATGCCGCTCCTGGACCACCTTAATTAAGCTTTCTCactatatgtatgtatatattgccGCAAACACATATAAtacttttataattataaaataactaatATAAATGCCATGTAAAACATAAAGTGTATTTTACAAATTTAATcatattaaaaatatgtatatattggtAATTAGATAAATGCTATgtgattaaaatttataaaaaaaatatttatatatgtatatatagacgTTTTATTATATATTGGTCTCCATTTTTCTGTTATATGTTTTGTGACtttcttaaatttatttattattaatttgatcGTGGCCATTTCTCCACTTACAGTTAGaaccttaattattaattctttaaACAGTAGCAACTTCGTTTAAGGAGCATATATAATCTCATGAATGACATGTTTgctaataacatatatatatatatatgcattattACAGTCAAACTTAAACAACGACTCACCTTTAACTGTATTTACACTcattaaatcaaaatattattattcttcTCAATTTTATGAATGTCTCTTCTCAGTAAAGATTTGTGAGCAGATTTTATACTCCACGTACAAAGGCCATATATATTCTtcaaacaagaaaaaataaaatcctTGAATGGTTTTTTTCCCtttgaaaaaagataaaattcaGAAAATCGAATATGTTGATactacaatattttattttaatattttaaaagtatGTCACTACAGAAGTTTCtccaataataacaataataataataataataatatattgatatatGCAAGTGGATAAAATGGAGAGCAGATAGggctatatatacatatatggatAAATGAGTCTAAAAGCGAAACTGTAAACATCAAAGCTGGGCCTAGAGTTTTATGTTATAGGAGATTACGAAAGATACGGGAGTAGtagaatcagattcagatggtATGTACATACtttgtgatatatatatatataaattcaacagttatatatatatattctgtcAACGCTAAATATCTGGACCTTACTTAAATCCCAACCACCAAcaaattcatatataaaaaagtattatgtatatttatatttttcgtgACCTTATCTCACCATATATGTTATTATTACATATATGTACaaatgtgtgtgtatatatatgtatagatatatattagGTTATTATATGGTACGGTACCTGGCCCTACGGTTCTGAAACCAAACCTCAACTTGACGTGGCCTTAGCTTCAACTGCAACGCCAAAGCCTCTTTCTGTTTCtgcaattaaaattatataagtaattaattagtataaataataacaaaaaaaaaaaagtaaattcaaGGGCTAtttcaaaagaagaagaaggtggtggtggtggtggtggtggcggtttattaattattattattaacaagtgcatatattaattaatatatgtatatataggctTACAGGGTTTAAGGTATGGTGTTGTCTGAAGCTTTCTTCAAGAAGACGAGACTGTTCCTTTGAGAGACGAAGTTTTTTCCTAGGAGGGCCTGAATGAGTAGTATTACCACTACTCATCATTATTTCATCTTCCTCTTCCATCCATTCTTCttgattaatattattatgatCATAAtcaagatgatgatgaagatgatgatgatgatctctTCCAACTGATGGTACTTGGTTTATGTCCAAATCTCTCATCACTACCCACCCACcccaaaataacaaaattatttcatacatatatacatttaaatcaaacaaaaattagccttaattttattatatatatacatgtcacCAAACTGATCCACATcgtatattaataataatcagaagataaaaaataataataagaaaacaaGAAACATaactctatatataaatattaccagaagaagagagagaaggagaagaagagaagcCTATTGTCAACTCCAGGTTCGAAGGGGTGGTAGGTAATATCGCCATAGAAGTATACAGTACTTATTTGCAGAGGGGAAAAGGagactatattatatatatgtatatatatgagggaaaggaggaagaa includes:
- the LOC115700801 gene encoding homeobox-leucine zipper protein HOX3, translated to MAILPTTPSNLELTIGFSSSPSLSSSVMRDLDINQVPSVGRDHHHHLHHHLDYDHNNINQEEWMEEEDEIMMSSGNTTHSGPPRKKLRLSKEQSRLLEESFRQHHTLNPKQKEALALQLKLRPRQVEVWFQNRRARSKLKQTEMECEYLKRWFGSLTEQNRRLQREVEELRSMKVAPPKVISPHSCEPLPASTLTMCPRCERVTTTTSTAINGDYPTSTVALSSKLTNSHL